One window of the Natronomonas marina genome contains the following:
- a CDS encoding DASH family cryptochrome, with product MDTAVVWFRDDLRVTDNPTLADAVAAADRVVPVYTFDPRRRGDGEYGPAKHAPHRTRFRREAVLALRGALRERGGDLLVREGRPADVVPSVASEVSADAVFAATKAAPEELAAESAVRRALGAGVDVERRWTHTLYHPEDLPTPPADMDDTFTPWRKAVEAATEVRAPVPAPESVPVPDGLAAGEVPTLPELGVEAPTDDDRAVLRFEGGEPAGMARVESYVWEGDHLREYRETRNGLLGADYSSKLSPWLAAGCLSPRWVHREVERYEAERVANEDTYWLVFELMWRDFFQFQFRKHGAAFFAPGGIRDADAGWRRDREAFRRWAAGETGVPFVDANIRELNRTGYMSNRGRQNVASFLADALRIDWRWGAAYFESRLVDYDVASNWGNWAYQAGVGNDSRDRFFDVCSQAEYYDDDAEYVKTWLPELEGLPPEYAHRPWRLSEGEQADYGVGLGVDYPEPMLDVEARYEELA from the coding sequence ATGGACACTGCTGTCGTCTGGTTCCGCGACGACCTGCGGGTGACGGACAACCCGACGCTGGCCGACGCCGTCGCGGCGGCCGACCGCGTCGTGCCCGTCTACACCTTCGACCCGCGTCGGCGCGGCGACGGCGAGTACGGCCCGGCGAAGCACGCCCCCCACCGGACCCGGTTCCGCCGGGAGGCCGTCCTCGCGCTGCGGGGGGCCCTCCGGGAGCGGGGCGGCGATCTCCTCGTCCGCGAGGGTCGCCCCGCAGACGTCGTTCCGTCCGTCGCCAGCGAGGTCAGCGCGGACGCCGTCTTCGCGGCGACGAAGGCGGCCCCCGAGGAACTGGCCGCCGAGTCGGCCGTCCGGCGGGCGCTCGGGGCGGGCGTCGACGTCGAGCGCCGCTGGACGCACACCTTGTACCACCCGGAGGACCTGCCGACGCCGCCCGCCGACATGGACGACACGTTCACGCCGTGGCGGAAGGCGGTCGAGGCGGCCACCGAGGTCCGGGCGCCGGTTCCCGCCCCGGAGTCAGTTCCGGTTCCCGACGGTCTCGCGGCCGGCGAGGTGCCGACCCTGCCCGAACTCGGCGTCGAGGCGCCGACCGACGACGACCGGGCTGTCCTCCGGTTCGAGGGTGGGGAACCCGCGGGGATGGCGCGCGTCGAGTCGTACGTCTGGGAGGGCGACCACCTCCGGGAGTACAGGGAGACCCGGAACGGCCTGCTCGGCGCGGACTACTCCTCGAAGCTCTCGCCGTGGCTGGCGGCCGGCTGTCTCTCGCCGCGCTGGGTTCACCGGGAGGTCGAACGCTACGAGGCCGAACGGGTCGCAAACGAGGACACCTACTGGCTCGTCTTCGAACTCATGTGGCGGGACTTCTTCCAGTTCCAGTTCCGCAAGCACGGCGCCGCGTTCTTCGCGCCCGGCGGCATCCGCGACGCCGACGCCGGGTGGCGCCGGGACCGCGAGGCGTTCCGCCGGTGGGCGGCGGGCGAGACGGGCGTCCCGTTCGTCGACGCCAACATCCGGGAGTTGAACCGGACGGGCTACATGTCCAATCGCGGCCGCCAGAACGTCGCCTCGTTCCTGGCCGACGCCCTCCGAATCGACTGGCGGTGGGGCGCGGCCTACTTCGAGTCGCGGCTCGTCGATTACGACGTCGCCTCGAACTGGGGCAACTGGGCCTACCAGGCCGGCGTCGGCAACGACTCCCGGGACCGCTTCTTCGATGTCTGCTCGCAGGCGGAGTACTACGACGACGACGCCGAGTACGTGAAGACGTGGCTACCGGAACTGGAGGGGCTACCGCCGGAGTACGCCCACCGGCCGTGGCGACTCTCCGAGGGGGAGCAGGCCGACTACGGCGTCGGACTCGGCGTCGACTACCCCGAACCGATGCTGGACGTCGAGGCGCGCTACGAGGAACTGGCGTGA
- a CDS encoding DUF2061 domain-containing protein — protein MGFSRRQPHQDLSRAVAKTLGYRLLMVCITVAVAFLVVGDVGQALSIGLVANLVKTGTYFGYERLWDRVDWGL, from the coding sequence ATGGGTTTCTCGCGCCGGCAACCGCACCAGGACCTCTCGCGGGCGGTCGCCAAGACGCTCGGCTACCGCCTGCTGATGGTCTGTATCACGGTCGCCGTCGCCTTCCTCGTCGTCGGCGACGTCGGGCAGGCGCTCAGCATCGGTCTCGTCGCCAACCTCGTGAAGACGGGGACGTACTTCGGCTACGAGCGACTCTGGGACCGCGTCGACTGGGGCCTGTAG
- a CDS encoding AzlD domain-containing protein, translating to MTPLGVWAVIAVVGAGTFLIRFSFIYLFEYLSEVPEGAERALRFVPAAVLAALVAPAVVVVDGTPAVGIGNERLLAASVAALVAWRTENVLATIVVGMAALLGLGTVM from the coding sequence ATGACGCCGCTCGGCGTCTGGGCCGTCATCGCCGTCGTCGGCGCCGGGACCTTCCTCATCCGGTTTTCCTTCATCTACCTCTTCGAGTACCTCTCGGAGGTGCCCGAGGGCGCGGAGCGGGCCCTCCGGTTCGTCCCGGCGGCGGTGCTGGCGGCGCTCGTCGCCCCCGCCGTGGTCGTCGTCGACGGCACGCCGGCGGTCGGTATCGGCAACGAGCGCCTCCTCGCCGCCAGCGTCGCGGCGCTGGTCGCCTGGCGGACCGAGAACGTCCTGGCGACCATCGTCGTCGGCATGGCCGCGCTGCTCGGACTCGGGACCGTGATGTAA
- a CDS encoding AzlC family ABC transporter permease, whose amino-acid sequence MPSRRESFSEGVRAVAPVLVGIVPFGLVAGAAAVEVGLSGLQAVGLSVVVFAGAAQLAAIDLLGGDAPLAVVVVTALVINLRMLMYSASIAPHFRDAATRWRAGLAYLLTDQAYALSVTRFGADRPVRKRWYYLGAALPLWAVWQVCTVAGVVVGARVPDSLPLSFAVPLTFLALLMPAVTDRAAGVAATVGGVGAVVGAGLPLNLGLIAGALGGVVAGLLVESGWQR is encoded by the coding sequence ATGCCCTCACGACGCGAGTCGTTCTCCGAAGGCGTTCGGGCGGTGGCGCCGGTGCTGGTCGGCATCGTCCCGTTCGGACTCGTCGCGGGTGCGGCCGCCGTCGAGGTCGGACTCTCGGGACTGCAGGCGGTCGGACTGTCGGTCGTCGTCTTCGCCGGCGCCGCCCAGCTGGCCGCCATCGACCTGCTGGGCGGGGACGCGCCGCTGGCCGTCGTCGTCGTGACGGCGCTGGTCATCAACCTCCGGATGCTGATGTACAGCGCCTCCATCGCGCCGCACTTCCGGGACGCTGCGACCCGGTGGCGCGCCGGCCTCGCGTACCTGCTGACCGACCAGGCCTACGCGCTGTCGGTGACCCGGTTCGGTGCCGACCGGCCGGTCCGGAAGCGGTGGTACTACCTCGGAGCGGCCCTCCCCCTGTGGGCCGTCTGGCAGGTCTGTACCGTCGCTGGCGTCGTCGTCGGCGCGCGGGTCCCCGACTCGCTGCCGCTGTCGTTCGCCGTCCCGCTGACCTTCCTCGCGCTCCTGATGCCGGCGGTCACCGATCGGGCGGCCGGCGTCGCGGCCACGGTCGGCGGCGTCGGCGCCGTCGTCGGCGCCGGCCTGCCGCTGAACCTCGGGCTGATAGCCGGCGCCCTCGGGGGCGTCGTCGCCGGCCTGCTCGTCGAGTCGGGGTGGCAGCGATGA
- a CDS encoding DUF4382 domain-containing protein encodes MRRRQYLAATGSTALGIGLAGCLGGTGGGDGSTGTLATQVTDQPGDIGDFESCVVTITEIRVKPAGDGDDDGDDEATATPTGTDGTATDADDGDEDDNDEDDDDAGVETYDVDDVEADLVQLQDGETDLVAEQELETGDYEFLQLIVTDVDATLSGGGDAEVTTPGNAPLKFDQSFEIRADTRTVFTADFTPVNRGQTGRYLLKPVASGTEVAYE; translated from the coding sequence ATGCGACGACGCCAGTACCTCGCCGCGACGGGGAGCACGGCACTCGGAATCGGCCTCGCCGGCTGTCTCGGCGGTACCGGTGGCGGCGACGGCTCGACGGGCACCCTCGCCACGCAGGTGACCGATCAGCCCGGCGACATCGGGGACTTCGAGTCCTGCGTCGTCACCATCACCGAAATCCGGGTCAAGCCCGCCGGCGACGGCGATGATGACGGGGACGACGAAGCCACGGCGACGCCGACCGGGACCGACGGCACGGCGACCGACGCCGACGACGGGGATGAAGACGACAATGACGAGGACGACGATGACGCGGGCGTCGAGACCTACGACGTCGACGACGTCGAGGCCGACCTGGTCCAACTGCAGGACGGCGAGACGGACCTCGTCGCCGAGCAGGAACTGGAGACCGGCGACTACGAGTTCCTCCAGCTAATCGTCACCGACGTCGACGCGACGCTGTCGGGCGGCGGGGACGCCGAGGTGACGACGCCGGGCAACGCGCCCCTGAAGTTCGACCAGTCCTTCGAGATCCGGGCCGACACCCGGACCGTCTTCACGGCGGACTTCACACCGGTAAATCGGGGGCAGACCGGGCGCTACCTCCTGAAACCCGTCGCCTCCGGCACCGAGGTCGCCTACGAGTAA
- a CDS encoding cupin domain-containing protein, translating into MERVEIAELEREPHPMGVNRERRDVGAALGTEELGVVHYELQPGEQFSGGLHTHHDQEEAFYVVEGTATFEHGTDEDEVEVEAGEVVHFEPGEFQCGRNRSDEPVVAVALAAPGRRHNWEDLESFAPCGECGEVTSHGVREPQEAFVIYCNECGHEMEIA; encoded by the coding sequence ATGGAGCGAGTCGAGATAGCGGAACTGGAACGCGAACCGCACCCGATGGGCGTCAACCGCGAGCGCCGCGACGTCGGTGCCGCCCTCGGCACCGAGGAACTGGGCGTGGTCCACTACGAACTCCAGCCCGGCGAGCAGTTCTCCGGTGGCCTCCACACCCACCACGACCAGGAGGAGGCCTTCTACGTCGTCGAGGGGACTGCCACGTTCGAACACGGCACGGACGAGGACGAAGTCGAGGTCGAGGCCGGCGAGGTCGTCCACTTCGAGCCCGGCGAGTTCCAGTGCGGCCGCAACAGGAGCGACGAGCCGGTGGTCGCCGTGGCGCTGGCGGCGCCCGGCCGCCGGCACAACTGGGAGGACCTCGAGTCCTTTGCCCCCTGCGGGGAGTGCGGCGAGGTCACCTCCCACGGCGTCCGCGAACCCCAGGAGGCGTTCGTCATCTACTGCAACGAGTGCGGCCACGAGATGGAGATCGCCTGA
- a CDS encoding beta-CASP ribonuclease aCPSF1, with product MSAVERQLEDIKETIASEVPNDVSISDVKYEGPELVVYTRDPKKFAGDGDLIRRLASQLRKRITVRPDPDVLSPPREARGRIREIIPEEAGVTDLDFHADTGEVVIEAEKPGMVIGRHGSTLREITQDVGWTPEVVRTPPIESSTVSNVRNFLKQEREERRDILERVGRQIHREEMSDDEWVRITTLGCCREVGRAAFILNTPETRVLIDCGDKPGAEGEVPYLQVPEALGAGAANIDAVVLTHAHLDHSALIPLLFKYGYDGPIYCTEPTRDLMGLLTLDYLDVAAKEGRTPPYESEQVREAIKHCIPLEYGDVTDIAPDLKLTFHNAGHILGSAVSHFHVGDGLYNVAFSGDIHYDDTRLFNGAVNEFPRVETLVMESTYGGRNDYQTDQADSEAKLKRVINRTVDRGGKVLIPAFAVGRSQELMLVLEEAMRSGDIPEIPVHLDGMIWEATAIHTTYPEYLRDDLRDRIFHDDENPFLAEQFNHIDGGEEERQEVADGGPCIILSTSGMIEGGPIMSWLDHVGAEDDSTLTFVGYQAQGTLGRRIQNGWDEIPMNDRVEGRSTLQLNMDVETVDGFSGHADRQGLENFVRTMNPRPEKVLCVHGDESSVQDLSSALYHEFNMRTFAPKNLETFRFK from the coding sequence ATGAGTGCAGTAGAGCGGCAACTCGAAGATATCAAGGAAACGATCGCGAGCGAAGTTCCGAACGACGTCTCCATCTCGGACGTGAAATACGAGGGGCCGGAACTCGTGGTCTACACCAGAGACCCGAAGAAGTTCGCCGGCGACGGCGACCTCATCCGACGGCTCGCCTCGCAGCTCCGCAAGCGAATCACCGTCCGGCCGGACCCGGACGTCCTCTCGCCGCCGCGGGAGGCCCGCGGCCGGATCCGGGAGATAATCCCCGAGGAGGCGGGCGTCACGGACCTCGATTTCCACGCCGACACCGGCGAGGTGGTCATCGAGGCCGAGAAGCCGGGCATGGTCATCGGTCGCCACGGCTCGACGCTCCGGGAGATCACCCAGGACGTCGGCTGGACGCCCGAGGTGGTCCGCACGCCGCCCATCGAGTCCTCGACCGTCTCGAACGTCCGGAACTTCCTCAAGCAGGAACGCGAGGAGCGCCGCGACATCCTGGAGCGGGTCGGCCGGCAGATCCACCGCGAGGAGATGTCCGACGACGAGTGGGTCCGCATCACGACGCTGGGCTGCTGTCGGGAGGTCGGCCGGGCCGCCTTCATCCTCAACACCCCCGAGACGCGCGTGCTCATCGACTGCGGCGACAAGCCCGGCGCGGAGGGCGAGGTGCCCTACCTCCAGGTGCCCGAGGCGCTCGGCGCGGGCGCGGCCAACATCGACGCCGTCGTCCTCACGCACGCCCACCTCGACCACTCGGCGCTCATCCCGCTTCTGTTCAAGTACGGCTACGACGGCCCCATCTACTGTACGGAGCCGACCCGCGACCTGATGGGCCTCTTGACGCTGGACTACCTCGACGTCGCCGCCAAGGAGGGCCGGACGCCCCCCTACGAGTCCGAGCAGGTCCGGGAGGCCATCAAGCACTGCATCCCGCTGGAGTACGGCGACGTGACCGACATCGCGCCGGACCTGAAGCTTACCTTCCACAACGCCGGCCACATCCTCGGGTCGGCCGTCTCGCACTTCCACGTCGGCGACGGCCTCTACAACGTCGCCTTCTCCGGGGACATCCACTACGACGACACGCGGCTGTTCAACGGCGCCGTCAACGAGTTCCCGCGCGTGGAGACGCTCGTCATGGAGTCGACCTACGGCGGCCGCAACGACTACCAGACCGACCAGGCGGACTCCGAGGCGAAACTGAAGCGCGTCATCAACCGGACCGTCGACCGCGGCGGCAAGGTGCTCATCCCCGCCTTCGCGGTCGGTCGCTCCCAGGAACTGATGCTCGTCCTGGAGGAGGCGATGCGGTCGGGGGACATCCCCGAAATCCCCGTCCACCTCGACGGGATGATCTGGGAGGCGACGGCCATCCACACCACCTACCCCGAGTACCTCCGGGACGATTTGCGGGACCGCATCTTCCACGACGACGAGAACCCGTTCCTCGCCGAGCAGTTCAACCACATCGACGGCGGCGAGGAGGAGCGCCAGGAGGTCGCCGACGGCGGCCCCTGCATCATCCTCTCGACATCGGGGATGATCGAGGGGGGCCCGATCATGTCGTGGCTCGACCACGTCGGCGCCGAGGACGACTCGACGCTGACCTTCGTCGGCTACCAGGCACAGGGGACGCTCGGCCGCCGCATCCAGAACGGCTGGGACGAGATTCCGATGAACGACCGCGTCGAGGGCCGTAGCACGCTGCAGTTGAACATGGACGTCGAGACGGTCGACGGATTCTCCGGGCACGCCGACCGCCAGGGCCTCGAGAACTTCGTCCGCACGATGAACCCACGCCCCGAGAAGGTACTCTGTGTCCACGGCGACGAGTCCTCCGTCCAGGACCTCTCCAGTGCGCTGTACCACGAGTTCAACATGCGGACGTTCGCACCGAAGAACCTCGAAACGTTCAGGTTCAAGTAG
- a CDS encoding YqaA family protein produces MVVADAMLVVTFADLLHATEQLVESATGWPGLGIIFTYSFLIAFVLPGPSEIVLATPLDIGFPYWIELSVIVLVASVGKAAGSVVAFKVGQGVKHSGPVVSWLRESRFDVIEWSEKRTVEIAREFGYVGLALALCVPFFPDTISVYAFAVIEEDDVKFALATFAGSVGRFLIVIGLIGGSLSLL; encoded by the coding sequence ATGGTCGTAGCGGACGCGATGCTCGTGGTGACGTTCGCCGACCTGCTTCACGCGACCGAGCAACTGGTCGAGTCGGCGACGGGGTGGCCCGGCCTGGGAATCATCTTCACGTACTCGTTTCTCATCGCGTTCGTCCTGCCCGGCCCGAGCGAAATCGTGCTCGCGACGCCGCTGGACATCGGGTTCCCCTACTGGATCGAACTGTCCGTTATCGTTCTGGTGGCCTCCGTTGGGAAGGCGGCCGGGAGCGTGGTCGCGTTCAAGGTCGGACAGGGCGTCAAACACTCCGGGCCGGTGGTGTCGTGGCTCCGGGAGTCCCGCTTCGACGTCATCGAGTGGTCCGAGAAACGCACGGTCGAGATCGCCAGGGAGTTCGGCTACGTCGGTCTCGCGCTGGCGCTCTGTGTTCCGTTCTTCCCGGACACCATCTCGGTGTACGCCTTCGCCGTCATCGAGGAGGACGACGTGAAGTTCGCGCTGGCGACGTTCGCCGGCAGCGTCGGCCGGTTCCTGATCGTCATCGGCCTCATCGGCGGGTCGCTCTCGCTGCTGTGA
- a CDS encoding DUF7538 family protein has translation MGEQTTALSKREGWRSEGYAARVHYEGATEQYSVEYYEPTGLVVYWRVRGDGEAVPVTRESVPGPLRQRIREDLSAAGVDPTAERETL, from the coding sequence ATGGGCGAGCAGACGACGGCGCTCAGCAAGCGCGAGGGGTGGCGAAGCGAGGGCTACGCCGCCCGCGTCCACTACGAGGGCGCGACCGAGCAGTACAGCGTCGAGTACTACGAGCCGACCGGCCTGGTCGTCTACTGGCGGGTCCGCGGCGACGGCGAGGCGGTGCCGGTCACCCGCGAGTCGGTTCCGGGACCGCTTCGGCAGCGCATCCGGGAGGACCTCTCGGCGGCCGGCGTCGACCCCACCGCCGAGCGGGAGACGCTGTAA
- a CDS encoding nuclear transport factor 2 family protein, with protein MVEPSTLLERERRFWHGDAAFYDATLTEDAVMVFPAPTGVLERAAVIESLGDADRWRSVAFSNERVVDVGDGVFQLVYRADAVRSEDGAEYAALVTSVYVRGDDGWRLASHHQTPVES; from the coding sequence ATGGTGGAGCCTTCGACCCTCCTGGAGCGGGAGCGGCGGTTCTGGCACGGTGACGCGGCGTTCTACGACGCGACCCTGACCGAGGACGCCGTGATGGTGTTTCCGGCACCCACCGGAGTCCTGGAGCGGGCGGCGGTGATCGAGTCGCTCGGAGACGCCGACCGGTGGCGTAGCGTCGCCTTCAGCAACGAACGGGTGGTTGACGTCGGCGATGGAGTGTTCCAGCTGGTCTATCGGGCCGATGCAGTACGGAGCGAGGACGGCGCCGAATACGCAGCCCTCGTCACATCGGTGTACGTCCGGGGGGACGACGGATGGCGGCTCGCTTCGCACCACCAGACGCCGGTCGAGTCGTAG
- a CDS encoding DEAD/DEAH box helicase — MVRLRYDEGTIRVDGERAAELESLSFVRRDDRSESYRAPAFRYAFLRETVRDRGLPLSDDVLAVPDVEGLSTEYELRGYQSAALEAWHDAGDRGVVELPTGSGKTVIAIGAMVDLGVSALVVVPTIDLLEQWQRELHAEFDRPVGRLGGGEQRVDAVTVATYDSAYLRADELGDRFGLLVFDEVHHLGGEGYRDIARLMAAPARLGLTATFERPDGAHEAIEELVGGVVYRLDADDLAGEHLADYDIKRVEVELTADERARYEEHQGTFTDYLRESGLQLHSGSDYRKLVKRSGSDPRAREALLAKQRAREVMMNADGKTTALADILDRHREDRVIVFTAHTDLVYDIAERFLIPPITSETGAAERREILERFRRGDYSRVVTANVLDEGVDVPDANVAVVLSGSGSEREFTQRLGRVLRPMETDDSTVGRALLYEVVTAETAEERVARRRR, encoded by the coding sequence GTGGTCCGGCTCCGGTACGACGAAGGGACGATACGCGTCGACGGCGAGCGGGCGGCCGAACTCGAATCGCTGTCGTTCGTCCGCCGCGACGACCGCTCGGAGAGCTACCGCGCTCCCGCCTTCCGGTACGCCTTCCTCCGCGAGACGGTCCGCGACCGTGGGCTCCCGCTCTCGGACGACGTCCTCGCCGTGCCCGACGTCGAGGGACTTTCGACCGAGTACGAACTCCGGGGCTACCAGTCGGCGGCTCTCGAGGCGTGGCACGACGCGGGCGACCGCGGCGTCGTCGAACTCCCGACCGGCAGCGGCAAGACCGTCATCGCCATCGGCGCGATGGTCGACCTCGGGGTCTCGGCGCTCGTCGTCGTGCCCACCATCGACCTGCTCGAACAGTGGCAGCGGGAACTCCACGCGGAGTTCGACCGACCCGTCGGTCGACTCGGCGGCGGTGAACAGCGCGTCGATGCGGTCACCGTCGCCACCTACGACTCGGCGTACCTCCGGGCCGACGAACTCGGCGACCGGTTCGGCCTGCTGGTCTTCGACGAGGTCCACCACCTCGGCGGCGAGGGCTACCGCGACATCGCCCGGCTGATGGCCGCGCCGGCCCGCCTCGGTCTCACCGCCACCTTCGAGCGGCCCGACGGCGCTCACGAGGCCATCGAGGAACTGGTCGGCGGCGTCGTCTACCGGCTCGACGCGGACGACCTCGCCGGCGAGCACCTCGCCGACTACGACATAAAGCGCGTCGAGGTCGAGTTGACGGCCGACGAGCGGGCCCGCTACGAGGAACACCAGGGCACCTTCACCGACTACCTCCGGGAGTCCGGCCTCCAGTTACACAGCGGCAGCGACTACCGGAAACTCGTCAAGCGGTCGGGGTCGGACCCGCGGGCACGCGAGGCGCTCCTGGCCAAGCAGCGCGCCCGCGAGGTGATGATGAACGCGGATGGGAAGACGACCGCGCTGGCCGACATCCTCGACCGCCACCGCGAGGATAGGGTCATCGTCTTCACCGCTCACACCGACCTCGTCTACGACATCGCCGAGCGGTTCCTGATTCCGCCCATCACCAGCGAGACGGGCGCCGCCGAGCGCCGCGAGATACTCGAGCGGTTCCGGCGGGGCGACTACTCGCGGGTCGTGACCGCGAACGTCCTCGACGAGGGCGTCGACGTCCCCGACGCCAACGTCGCGGTCGTGCTGTCGGGGTCGGGCTCCGAACGGGAGTTCACGCAACGCCTCGGCCGCGTCCTCCGGCCGATGGAAACCGACGACTCGACCGTCGGGCGAGCGCTGCTGTACGAGGTCGTCACCGCGGAGACGGCCGAAGAGCGGGTCGCTCGGCGGCGTCGTTGA
- the grpE gene encoding nucleotide exchange factor GrpE, producing MSDEQGETVESTDADEGTPGGSDGSAGRNPGEGTDADGAAAGTSVDGAAAEQVEDGDAETGADGAAAEPVADIAARVEDGDAETIATEIAGLRERVADLEDDLAEAEAERDDLEDRLKRKAAEFQNYKKRQEKRREEIRERATEDLVEELLEVRDNLDRALDQEEGTDIREGVEATFRQLDEILSAENVEPIEPAPGSEVDPARHEVLLNVDSDQPAGTVAGLQRPGYEMAGKVLRPAQVTVADGEPE from the coding sequence ATGAGCGACGAGCAGGGCGAGACCGTCGAATCGACGGACGCCGACGAGGGGACGCCGGGCGGGTCCGACGGGAGCGCCGGCCGGAATCCCGGCGAGGGGACGGACGCCGACGGGGCGGCCGCCGGGACGAGCGTCGACGGCGCGGCCGCCGAGCAGGTCGAGGACGGCGACGCCGAGACCGGTGCCGACGGAGCGGCCGCCGAACCCGTCGCCGACATCGCAGCGCGGGTCGAGGACGGCGACGCCGAGACGATTGCGACCGAAATCGCCGGCCTCCGCGAGCGGGTCGCCGACCTCGAGGACGACCTCGCGGAAGCCGAGGCCGAGCGGGACGACCTCGAGGACCGCCTCAAGCGGAAGGCCGCGGAGTTCCAGAACTACAAGAAGCGCCAGGAGAAACGGCGCGAGGAGATACGGGAGCGGGCGACCGAGGACCTCGTCGAGGAGCTACTGGAGGTCCGGGACAACCTCGACCGCGCCCTCGACCAGGAGGAGGGGACCGACATCCGCGAGGGCGTCGAGGCCACGTTCCGGCAGCTGGACGAGATACTGAGCGCCGAGAACGTCGAGCCGATCGAACCGGCGCCGGGCAGCGAGGTCGACCCGGCGCGCCACGAGGTGCTGTTGAACGTCGACAGCGACCAGCCGGCCGGGACCGTCGCGGGGCTACAGCGCCCCGGCTACGAGATGGCCGGAAAGGTCCTCCGACCCGCCCAGGTGACCGTCGCGGACGGCGAACCCGAATAG